The Streptomyces hundungensis genome contains the following window.
TGCGGGCGGCGCCCTTGCCGAAGCTGGTACGGACCTCAGCGGCGAGCTTGACCTCGGACATGTGCACTCCTCGTAAAAGTGATCCAGAAACGGTGGTCACCCGGCCACGACTGGCCTGCTACGAAGAGCGCGTCGATAACGGACCGCCGTACCTCAGGTACGGCCTCCCTCGCCGAGCAACTGCACCAGACTACCCGCCCGCTCCCCGACCGCCCAATTGGATCAATGAGGGTGCCCGCGGTCGCGGTTGGTCGCGGTTGGTGGACGTCGACGGTCGCGGTCGGCGGGTGCCCACGTCGCGGTCCGTGGGTGGCCCCGGTCACGGGCTGTGGACGTCGCCGGTCGCGGTTCGGCGGGTGCCCACGTCACGGCCCGTGGGTGCCGCCGGTCGCGGCCGGTGGACGTCGACGGTCGTGGTCTGCGGGTGCCCACGCCACGGTCCGTGGGCGCCGCCAGTCACGGTCCCTGGGCGCCGCCGGTTATCGGAACGCGCCATAGCCGTTCGCCTATCCTTGCCGCTCATGGACCTGCTGCTGCACCTCAGGTACTTCCGCGCCGTCGCCGAGGAACAGCACTTCGGCCGCGCCGCCGAGCGCCTGCGTGTCGCCCAGCCCTCCCTCTCCCAGCGCATCCAGCGCCTCGAACGCGAACTCGGCGTCCGCCTCCTGGACCGTGGCCGGGCCGGCGCCACCCTCACCCCCGCCGGCCGCCTCGTCCTCGCCGAGACCGACGCCCTCCTCGACGCCGCCGACCGGCTCCGCACCCTCGTCACACGCGTCCAGGGCGGCGCCGCCGGCACCCTACGCGCCGCCGTACCGCCCCAACTCGGCGGCGCCACCATCGCCGCCCTCCTCACCGCCTACCGCGAACGCAGCCCCGGCGGCCACCTCGACCTGCGCGAACTGACCACCGCCGACCTCACCGCCGAACTCGCCGCGGGCACCCTCGACGCCGGGATCGTCCGCCACCCCTGCCCCGCCACCGGCCTCGGCTTCGGCCCCCAGCTCCACCAGCC
Protein-coding sequences here:
- a CDS encoding LysR family transcriptional regulator, with translation MDLLLHLRYFRAVAEEQHFGRAAERLRVAQPSLSQRIQRLERELGVRLLDRGRAGATLTPAGRLVLAETDALLDAADRLRTLVTRVQGGAAGTLRAAVPPQLGGATIAALLTAYRERSPGGHLDLRELTTADLTAELAAGTLDAGIVRHPCPATGLGFGPQLHQPLGALLADHDPLAQHTEVDVPDLDGRELVLFPRPTAPALHDETLTACARHGCTPSAVREVAGLEFTRALLLSGTDVVALLPRPTPEPGTTWRLLRGNPLTWRTSTAWPAGRDGPAVRLFTEAAHDVLREHAGLLPTATPRRLFPRPASEFPL